One Equus caballus isolate H_3958 breed thoroughbred chromosome 14, TB-T2T, whole genome shotgun sequence DNA segment encodes these proteins:
- the NSA2 gene encoding ribosome biogenesis protein NSA2 homolog, whose product MPQNEYIELHRKRYGYRLDYHEKKRKKEGREAHERSKKAKKMIGLKAKLYHKQRHAEKIQMKKTIKMHEKRNTKQKNDEKTPQGAVPAYLLDREGQSRAKVLSNMIKQKRKEKAGKWEVPLPKVRAQGETEVLKVIRTGKRKKKAWKRMVTKVCFVGDGFTRKPPKYERFIRPMGLRFKAAHVTHPELKATFCLPILGVKKNPSSPLYTTLGVITKGTVIEVNVSELGLVTQGGKVIWGKYAQVTNNPENDGCINAVLLV is encoded by the exons ATG CCACAAAACGAATATATTGAGTTACACCGTAAGCGCTATGGATATCGTTTGGATTaccatgagaaaaagagaaagaaggaaggtcGAGAAGCTCATGAACGTTCCAAGAAGGCAAAAAAGATGATTGGTCTGAAAGCTAAGCTCTACCATAAACAGCGCCATGCTGAGAAAATCCAAATGAAAAAGAC taTCAAGATGCATGAAAAGAGAAACACCAAACAAAAGAATGATGAAAAGACTCCACAAGGAGCAGTACCTGCATACCTGCTGGACCGAGAGGGGCAGTCCCGAGCTAAAGTGCTTTCCAATATGATTAAACAGAAACGAAAAGAGAAAGCG GGAAAATGGGAAGTCCCTCTGCCGAAAGTTCGTGCTCAGGGAGAAACAGAAGTATTAAAGGTTATTcgaacaggaaagagaaagaagaaagcctgGAAGAGGATGGTTACTAAAGTCTGCTTTGTTGGAGATGGGTTTACTCGAAAACCACCGAAATATGAAAGATTCATTAGGCCAATG GGCTTACGTTTCAAGGCGGCCCATGTAACCCACCCTGAACTGAAGGCCACCTTTTGCCTGCCCATCCTGGGCGTGAAGAAGAATCCCTCCTCCCCGCTATATACCACTTTGGGTGTTATCACCAAAGGCACTGTCATCGAGGTGAACGTGAGCGAGCTAGGCCTCGTGACACAAGGAGGCAAGGTCATCTGGG gAAAATATGCCCAGGTTACCAACAATCCTGAAAATGATGGATGCATAAATGCAGTCTTACTGGTTTGA